In the Helianthus annuus cultivar XRQ/B chromosome 11, HanXRQr2.0-SUNRISE, whole genome shotgun sequence genome, one interval contains:
- the LOC110890341 gene encoding early nodulin-like protein 1 gives MANSFIVISVLSLLLLIQSNDAYEFLVGGSGDWSLASTNYNQWAEKSRFQIGDTVLFKYEAEKDSVVEVSKDDYNNCNAASPIAKYSDGHSMVKLNQSGPHYFISGLVENCKNNEKVVIVVMADRSKHHQSPPSSPPSPVPAVEELPSPPPAPATEDNNPTPAPSAASSAVMSFVCSVIAFAGSSALYVI, from the exons ATGGCGAATTCATTCATCGTTATCAGTGTTTTAAGTCTTTTGTTGTTGATCCAGAGCAACGACGCATACGAGTTTTTGGTTGGAGGTTCTGGTGATTGGAGTCTTGCATCAACCAACTATAATCAATGGGCCGAAAAAAGCCGTTTCCAAATTGGTGACACCGTCT TATTCAAATATGAAGCCGAGAAGGACTCGGTGGTTGAAGTGAGCAAAGATGATTACAACAATTGCAACGCAGCATCACCCATTGCAAAGTATAGTGATGGTCACTCAATGGTCAAGTTGAACCAATCTGGACCTCATTATTTCATTAGTGGACTTGTTGAGAACTGCAAAAACAACGAGAAAGTTGTGATTGTTGTCATGGCTGATCGAAGCAAACACCACCAATCGCCGCCAAGCTCACCACCGTCTCCAGTTCCAGCAGTTGAAGAGTTGCCATCTCCACCACCCGCTCCAGCAACAGAAGATAATAACCCGACTCCAGCCCCTAGTGCCGCTTCTTCAGCTGTCATGAGTTTCGTGTGTTCTGTCATTGCTTTTGCTGGCTCTTCTGCTCTTTATGTTATTTGA
- the LOC110890340 gene encoding protein disulfide isomerase-like 5-4 yields the protein MVSSAKIKSVDFYRKIPRDLTEASLSGAGLSIIAALAMMFLFGMELHNYLSISTSTSVIVDRSPDEDYLRIDFNLSFPALSCEFASVDVSDVLGTNRLNITKTVRKYSINKHLQTTGSEFDSGPVTHGVKHDEENDEEYGEGSVTLNADNFDRISHQHAILVVNFYAPWCYWSNRLKPSWEKAAKIIRERHDPEVDGRIIMGKVDCTEEVDLCRSHHIQGYPSIRIFRKGSDVRDEHGHHEHESYYGDRDTDTLVKTMEELVAPIALESPNLALEDKSGTTTEKAKRPAPREAGCRIEGFVRVKKVPGNLVISARSGAHSFDSSLMNMSHVITDFSFGKKITPRVMSDIKRILPYIGASHAKLNGKSYLTDPDDHANVTVEHYLQLVKTEVMRSTHQLIEEYEFTAHSSLVHALSIPVVKFHYEPSPMQVLVTENPKSFSHFITNVCAIIGGVFTVAGILDSILHNTMRLVKKVELGKNF from the exons ATGGTTTCATCGGCCAAGATCAAATCTGTTGATTTCTACAG GAAAATTCCAAGAGACTTGACAGAGGCGTCACTGTCAGGTGCCGGCTTGTCTATCATAGCTGCTCTTGCCATGATGTTTTTATTTGGAATG GAGCTACATAATTATTTGAGTATCAGTACCTCGACTTCTGTCATAGTCGACAGAAGTCCTGATGAGGATTACTTACGGATCGACTTTAATCTTAG TTTTCCGGCTTTATCCTGTGAGTTTGCATCCGTGGACGTGAGTGATGTTCTGGGAACT AACAGGTTAAATATAACAAAAACCGTGCGCAAATATTCGATTAATAAACATCTACAAACTACTGGCTCTGAGTTTGACTCTGGACCAGTAACTCATGGAGTCAAACATGATGAGGAAAATGACGAAGAATACGGTGAAGGATCTGTTACTCTAAATGCAGATAATTTTGATAGGATTTCTCATCA GCATGCAATTTTGGTTGTAAATTTTTATGCTCCTTGGTGCTATTGGAGCAACCGCTTG AAACCCTCATGGGAGAAGGCTGCCAAAATTATAAGAGAAAG ACATGATCCTGAAGTGGATGGCCGTATCATTATGGGAAAGGTTGACTGCACCGAAGAAGTTGACCTGTGTAGAAG TCACCACATACAAGGTTATCCATCTATTCGCATATTCCGTAAGGGCAGTGATGTTAG GGATGAGCATGGGCACCATGAACATGAATCCTATTACGGGGACAGAGATACTGATACCTTGGTGAAG ACAATGGAGGAATTAGTCGCACCAATCGCATTGGAGTCACCAAATTTGGCATTGGAGGATAAATCTGGCACAACTACAGAGAAAGCTAAAAGACCCGCTCCACGTGAAGCAGGATGTAGAATTGAAGGGTTCGTAAGAGTCAAAAAG GTTCCTGGTAATCTTGTAATTTCTGCCCGTTCAGGAGCGCACTCATTCGATTCTTCCCTGATGAACATGTCACATGTAATTACCGATTTCTCCTTTGGTAAGAAAATCACTCCAAGGGTGATGAGTGATATCAAAAGGATACTACCTTATATTGGCGCAAGTCATGCCAAATTAAATGGCAAGTCATATCTCACCGACCCAGATGATCATGCAAACGTTACT GTAGAGCATTATCTTCAACTTGTGAAGACTGAGGTAATGAGGTCAACTCACCAACTGATTGAAGAATACGAGTTCACAGCACATAGCAGTTTGGTACATGCTTTATCGATCCCTGTTGTGAAGTTCCATTACGAGCCATCCCCGATGCAG GTCTTGGTTACAGAAAATCCCAAATCGTTTTCTCATTTTATCACCAATGTTTGTGCCATCATTGGTGGTGTTTTCACG GTTGCTGGGATACTGGATTCGATACTGCACAACACAATGAGACTGGTGAAAAAAGTTGAATTGGGGAAGAACTTTTAG